From the Cryptomeria japonica chromosome 2, Sugi_1.0, whole genome shotgun sequence genome, one window contains:
- the LOC131062005 gene encoding bifunctional levopimaradiene synthase, chloroplastic, with amino-acid sequence MAMAHTHRICPRLNFISNSTQRLSNTALLPFTNYSRLDCHNMPSAVVVGENAKILHAAATAHLEPKIYPNARKPDYVHSNVTLEEAPLALDEMDKRIEGLVAEIKEVFNSVEDGEINPSAYDTAWVARLPIIDGSAEPQFPQLLDWILHNQLPDGSWGEDRRFLACDRFLNTLACLVTLTSWGVGNNQVHRGLVFLRRNTEEMIKEAVAFGHHGFEMVFPALLKEAKHLGLDLPYELSIIEQINEKRDSKLKKASVEELHTHPTAMLQCLEGIQEVVDWKDILKLQSKDGSFSGSPASTACAFMHTRDKKCLQFLAGLVTKFEDHVPCMYPMDIAERLRAVDSVERLGLERHFQTEIKQALDYVFQYWGERGIGFGRESLVPDIDVTATGFRLLRMFGYTVSSDVLQNIKGEAEELCKLSDNENGAGVIEMLSLYRCSQVNFPGENVMREIGAFAKDYLAKSLQSNNFSQATAIKDNLRQEVEYALFARWNRNMPRLMTRNHIEVFNPDDSWLGKTLYQMPNASNSKYLELAKLDFNRVQAIHRSEIQHIKRWYKACNFPQLEFTRHREVAIYWTAAAVMLEPQYIDCRLAYAKAGIMAVITDDLYDTYATLEQAKLFNEAFERWDPLQIEHLPEDMRIVFMGLYNTLIDISERTREVQGRDVLPYLRQKWLDLFLRYTRETEWMERRYSPSLDEYWENAVESIALGVTTLTPIFSTGDVLPDHLLEKFDFRAEFLNLVSLTGRLINDVRTFQEERDRGELASCLQCYINDHPGCTEEEALNYLHGVNEDALTKLNYHFLMRADIPKSYRTLLFNTARVMQLFYRNIDGFLNAAEEMKEFIKKTLYEPLL; translated from the exons ATGGCGATGGCCCACACTCACAGAATCTGTCCGCGCCTCAATTTCATTTCCAACTCCACACAACGCCTTTCCAACACTGCCCTTCTGCCTTTTACAAATTACTCGCGCTTAG ATTGCCACAACATGCCGTCTGCTGTTGTTGTTGGTGAGAATGCGAAAATTCTACACG CTGCAGCGACAGCGCATCTGGAGCCTAAAATCTATCCTAATGCCAGGAAACCAGATTATGTTCATTCTAACGTAACACTGGAGGAG GCACCCTTGGCCTTGGATGAGATGGATAAGCGAATAGAGGGATTGGTTGCGGAGATAAAAGAGGTGTTTAATTCAGTGGAAGATGGGGAAATTAATCCGTCTGCATACGATACTGCGTGGGTAGCGAGATTGCCTATCATTGATGGCTCCGCCGAACCCCAATTTCCCCAATTGCTGGACTGGATTCTTCACAATCAGTTACCCGACGGTTCCTGGGGAGAGGATCGTCGCTTTTTAGCATGTGATAGATTCCTCAATACTCTTGCCTGCCTTGTTACTCTCACCTCCTGGGGCGTTGGAAACAATCAAGTGCACAGAG GTCTTGTTTTCTTAAGGAGAAATACAGAAGAAATGATTAAAGAAGCAGTAGCATTCGGCCATCATGGATTCGAGATGGTTTTTCCTGCACTGCTGAAAGAAGCCAAACATTTGGGTTTGGATCTTCCTTACGAGTTGTCTATCATCGAGCAAATAAACGAAAAGAGGGActccaaattgaaaaa AGCATCTGTTGAAGAGCTCCACACCCATCCCACAGCAATGTTGCAGTGTCTGGAAGGCATACAAGAAGTAGTCGATTGGAAAGACATCCTGAAATTGCAATCCAAGGATGGGTCTTTCTCAGGCTCGCCAGCATCTACAGCTTGTGCATTTATGCACACCAGAGATAAGAAATGCCTACAATTCCTGGCGGGCCTTGTGACAAAGTTTGAAGACCATG TCCCCTGCATGTATCCAATGGATATAGCAGAGCGTTTGAGAGCCGTAGATAGTGTTGAACGTCTGGGGCTTGAACGCCATTTCCAAACAGAGATCAAACAAGCCTTGGATTATGTGTTCCA GTACTGGGGCGAAAGAGGCATTGGATTTGGAAGGGAAAGCCTGGTTCCAGATATTGATGTCACAGCCACGGGCTTCAGGCTTCTCAGGATGTTCGGCTACACCGTATCTTCAG ACGTTCTACAAAACATTAAAGGCGAAGCTGAAGAACTCTGTAAGCTGTCTGATAATGAAAACGGAGCAGGAGTAATCGAAATGCTGAGCCTGTATAGATGCTCACAGGTTAACTTTCCGGGAGAAAATGTAATGAGAGAAATAGGTGCATTTGCCAAAGATTACTTGGCCAAATCCCTGCAAAGCAACAACTTTTCTCAGGCGACGGCTATCAAGGACAACCTTCGCCAAGAG GTTGAATATGCTTTGTTTGCTCGATGGAATAGAAATATGCCTAGGCTGATGACTAGAAATCACATAGAAGTGTTTAATCCCGATGACTCTTGGCTGGGGAAGACATTATATCA AATGCCAAATGCGAGCAACAGCAAGTATCTAGAATTAGCGAAACTCGACTTCAACCGCGTTCAGGCTATCCACAGATCCGAAATACAACATATTAAGAG ATGGTACAAGGCTTGCAATTTCCCGCAGCTGGAATTTACTCGTCACAGAGAAGTGGCAATATACTGGACTGCTGCAGCAGTGATGCTTGAACCACAATACATCGATTGTAGACTCGCTTATGCAAAAGCCGGAATCATGGCTGTTATCACAGACGACTTATATGACACCTATGCAACTCTGGAACAGGCCAAGCTCTTCAACGAAGCTTTTGAAAG ATGGGATCCACTGCAAATCGAGCATCTACCAGAGGACATGAGAATAGTTTTCATGGGCCTCTACAACACTTTGATCGATATATCTGAACGAACGCGGGAGGTCCAAGGACGTGATGTGCTTCCTTACCTGCGCCAAAAG TGGTTGGATCTGTTCTTGAGATACACAAGAGAAACAGAGTGGATGGAAAGGCGTTATTCGCCATCATTAGATGAATACTGGGAGAACGCGGTGGAGTCGATAGCACTGGGAGTAACGACCCTGACACCAATATTTTCTACGGGAGACGTTCTTCCTGATCACCTTCTCGAGAAATTCGACTTCCGGGCAGAGTTTCTCAATCTGGTCAGTCTCACAGGGCGTCTCATTAACGACGTCAGAACTTTCCAG GAGGAAAGAGATCGCGGGGAATTGGCTTCATGCTTGCAATGTTACATAAATGATCATCCAGGATGCACGGAAGAAGAAGCCCTAAATTATCTGCACGGAGTGAATGAGGACGCCCTTACTAAATTGAACTATCACTTTTTAATGCGTGCCGACATTCCCAAGAGTTACAGAACGCTTCTTTTCAACACGGCCAGAGTAATGCAATTGTTTTACAGGAATATAGACGGCTTTCTTAACGCCGCCGAAGAGATGAAAGAATTCATTAAAAAGACTCTCTATGAACCCCTCCTCTAA